The following are from one region of the Streptomyces changanensis genome:
- a CDS encoding acyl-CoA thioesterase, with protein sequence MARHLYSCPLRWSDMDAFGHVNNVVFLRYLEEARIDFMFRLAPGDGSPSFSGGSVVARHEIDYLRPLVHRHEPVTVESWVTKIGAASLTIAYEIKDPDQVYVRASTVVVPFDLEAQRPRRITAEERSFLQEYVDDGMRSEGAAA encoded by the coding sequence GTGGCTCGTCACCTCTACAGCTGTCCCCTGCGCTGGTCGGACATGGACGCCTTCGGGCACGTCAACAACGTCGTCTTCCTCCGCTACCTGGAGGAGGCGCGCATCGACTTCATGTTCCGCCTCGCGCCGGGGGACGGCTCCCCCTCGTTCTCCGGCGGGTCCGTCGTGGCCCGGCACGAGATCGACTACCTACGGCCGCTGGTCCACCGGCACGAGCCGGTGACCGTCGAGTCGTGGGTCACGAAGATCGGCGCCGCGTCGCTGACCATCGCGTACGAGATCAAGGACCCGGACCAGGTGTACGTCCGGGCCTCCACGGTCGTCGTCCCCTTCGACCTGGAGGCGCAGCGCCCCCGGCGGATCACCGCCGAGGAGCGGTCGTTCCTCCAGGAGTACGTGGACGACGGGATGCGCTCGGAGGGTGCCGCCGCATGA
- a CDS encoding FHA domain-containing protein, translating to MPTCPNGHQSGADDWCEVCGHRMAGPGAPTGAVPPPPPPPAPGYGYPGPAGGDPNATQQAELCPQCRTPREAMAPFCEECRWNFVTNTATSYTPVSPPPPARSGGGLNLPPGFTSAPRPPDPYEYQGSRPSQVNRPAEPLPPEPGQGPPPPPPAPGGPSYGAGAPGTGRGPAPAPPHQPFGPGPTGPGTPDGTGPDGRGPGFPGGFDGRGPGGPGPSGPSGPPSVPGGPGGFDGPRPGGFDGRGPGGPGPGGHGGPDGRGADNPGPGDPGRGGPGGHGGPAARPGGPVFPPPGPMPGSGGAPGHEGRPAPGSGPDQGSGGRGGSPFAPPPTPGTGPATGQGPAHGGGTGPDGPSFGGPPPTPGSGPAFGPGPATHGAGPGGGPAFGPGPGPGGDSHSGHGPAGAQAAPGQTGAASAPPQAFRQPGPPGDDDWVLPPPSATQPPQGPPPHARPSHAQPPQAQQPQQGPPPQAQHPPQGQQQPPQGTAGTGWSVVVRPDRDYFMAMMRRSGPEAASLNLPAYAPERRVSLTGDQVSVGRRRQSTGEAPDIDLSVPPEDPGVSHQHALFVRQQDGSWAVMDQNSTNGTTLNGADDPIQPYVPVPLADGDRVHVGAWTTLTVVRG from the coding sequence ATGCCGACCTGCCCGAACGGACACCAGTCGGGCGCCGACGACTGGTGCGAGGTCTGCGGCCACCGCATGGCCGGGCCGGGCGCGCCCACGGGTGCCGTGCCGCCCCCTCCCCCGCCGCCGGCCCCCGGGTACGGCTACCCCGGCCCCGCGGGCGGTGACCCCAACGCCACGCAGCAGGCGGAGCTGTGCCCGCAGTGCCGCACCCCGCGCGAGGCGATGGCGCCGTTCTGCGAGGAATGCCGGTGGAACTTCGTCACGAACACGGCGACGTCGTACACGCCCGTCTCCCCTCCCCCGCCGGCGCGCTCCGGCGGCGGCCTCAACCTTCCCCCGGGCTTCACCTCCGCGCCGCGCCCGCCGGACCCGTACGAGTACCAGGGCTCCCGCCCCTCGCAGGTGAACCGCCCGGCGGAGCCGCTCCCGCCGGAGCCCGGCCAGGGCCCCCCGCCCCCGCCGCCGGCCCCCGGCGGCCCGTCGTACGGCGCCGGCGCTCCCGGTACGGGCCGGGGGCCGGCGCCCGCACCGCCCCACCAGCCCTTCGGCCCGGGCCCGACCGGCCCCGGCACCCCTGACGGCACCGGCCCCGACGGCCGAGGCCCCGGCTTCCCCGGCGGCTTCGACGGTCGCGGTCCCGGCGGACCCGGACCCAGCGGACCCAGCGGACCCCCCAGCGTTCCCGGCGGACCCGGCGGCTTCGACGGTCCGCGCCCCGGTGGCTTCGACGGTCGTGGCCCCGGCGGTCCCGGGCCCGGCGGGCACGGCGGCCCGGACGGCCGTGGTGCCGACAACCCCGGCCCTGGCGACCCCGGCCGCGGTGGCCCCGGCGGGCACGGCGGACCGGCGGCACGGCCCGGTGGTCCCGTCTTCCCGCCGCCCGGCCCCATGCCCGGCTCCGGCGGGGCTCCCGGTCACGAGGGGCGGCCCGCACCCGGCTCCGGCCCCGACCAGGGCTCCGGCGGTCGGGGCGGCTCCCCGTTCGCCCCGCCCCCGACGCCCGGCACGGGCCCGGCCACCGGGCAGGGTCCGGCCCACGGCGGCGGCACCGGTCCCGACGGACCGTCCTTCGGCGGCCCTCCGCCCACTCCGGGCAGCGGTCCGGCCTTCGGCCCCGGCCCGGCTACCCACGGCGCCGGCCCGGGCGGCGGCCCGGCCTTCGGCCCCGGCCCCGGCCCCGGCGGCGACAGCCACAGTGGGCACGGGCCCGCCGGCGCGCAGGCGGCCCCCGGGCAGACCGGGGCGGCGTCCGCGCCGCCGCAGGCGTTCCGGCAGCCGGGACCGCCCGGGGACGACGACTGGGTGCTGCCCCCGCCGTCCGCCACCCAGCCCCCGCAGGGCCCGCCCCCGCACGCCCGGCCCTCCCACGCCCAGCCACCGCAGGCACAGCAGCCCCAGCAGGGCCCGCCACCGCAGGCACAGCACCCCCCGCAGGGGCAGCAGCAGCCGCCGCAGGGTACGGCCGGGACCGGCTGGTCCGTGGTGGTCAGGCCCGACCGCGACTACTTCATGGCGATGATGCGGCGCAGCGGCCCCGAGGCGGCGAGCCTCAACCTGCCCGCGTACGCGCCGGAGCGGCGGGTGTCGCTCACCGGCGACCAGGTGTCCGTCGGCCGCCGCCGGCAGTCGACTGGCGAGGCGCCGGACATCGACCTGTCGGTACCGCCGGAGGACCCGGGCGTCTCGCACCAGCACGCGCTGTTCGTCCGGCAGCAGGACGGATCGTGGGCGGTGATGGACCAGAACTCCACCAACGGCACCACGCTGAACGGCGCCGACGACCCGATCCAGCCCTACGTGCCCGTCCCGCTCGCCGACGGCGACCGGGTCCACGTGGGCGCCTGGACGACGCTCACCGTGGTGCGCGGCTAG
- a CDS encoding globin, producing MNEIPRGTLQEQTFYEQVGGEQTFRRLVHRFYQGVAEDPLLRPMYPEEDLGPAEERLVLFLMQYWGGPRTYSDHRGHPRLRMRHAPFVVDRAAHDAWLRHMRAAVDELGLSEEHERQLWNYLTYAAASMVNAPD from the coding sequence GTGAATGAGATTCCGCGCGGCACTCTCCAGGAGCAGACCTTCTACGAGCAGGTGGGCGGCGAGCAGACCTTCCGGCGCCTCGTCCACCGTTTCTACCAGGGTGTCGCCGAGGACCCGCTGCTGCGGCCGATGTACCCGGAGGAGGACCTCGGGCCGGCCGAGGAGCGGCTCGTGCTCTTCCTGATGCAGTACTGGGGCGGCCCCCGCACCTACAGCGACCACCGCGGGCACCCGCGGCTGCGGATGCGGCACGCGCCGTTCGTGGTGGACAGGGCGGCGCACGACGCGTGGCTGCGGCACATGCGGGCCGCCGTGGACGAGCTGGGACTGTCCGAGGAACACGAGCGGCAGCTGTGGAACTACCTCACGTACGCCGCCGCGTCGATGGTGAACGCCCCCGACTGA
- the ettA gene encoding energy-dependent translational throttle protein EttA — translation MAEYIYTMRKTRKAHGDKVILDDVTLSFLPGAKIGVVGPNGAGKSTVLKIMAGLEQPSNGDAFLSPGYTVGILLQEPPLDESKTVLENVQDGVAEVKGKLDRFNAIAEEMATNYTDALMEEMGKLQEDLDHANAWDLDAQLEQAMDALGCPPGDWPVTNLSGGEKRRVALCKLLLEAPDLLLLDEPTNHLDAESVQWLEQHLAKYAGTVVAITHDRYFLDNVAEWILELDRGRAYPYEGNYSKYLETKQTRLKVEGQKDAKRAKRLKEELEWVRSNAKGRQAKSKARLARYEEMAAEADKMRKLDFEEIQIPPGPRLGSVVVEVENLNKAFGDKVLIDDLSFSLPRNGIVGVIGPNGAGKTTLFKMIQGLEEPDSGSIRVGETVKISYVDQSRANIDPKKTLWAVVSDELDYINVGQVEMPSRAYVSAFGFKGPDQQKPAGVLSGGERNRLNLALTLKQGGNLLLLDEPTNDLDVETLSSLENALLEFPGAAVVVSHDRWFLDRVATHILAYEGDSKWFWFEGNFESYEKNKIERLGPDAARPHRATYKKLTRG, via the coding sequence TTGGCTGAGTACATCTACACGATGCGCAAGACGCGCAAGGCGCACGGCGACAAGGTCATCCTCGATGACGTGACGCTGAGCTTCCTGCCCGGCGCGAAGATCGGTGTGGTCGGCCCGAACGGCGCCGGTAAGTCCACCGTGCTCAAGATCATGGCGGGCCTGGAGCAGCCCTCCAACGGTGACGCCTTCCTGTCGCCCGGCTACACCGTCGGCATCCTCCTGCAGGAGCCCCCGCTCGACGAGTCCAAGACCGTCCTGGAGAACGTCCAGGACGGCGTCGCCGAGGTCAAGGGCAAGCTCGACCGGTTCAACGCCATCGCCGAGGAGATGGCCACGAACTACACGGACGCGCTGATGGAGGAGATGGGCAAGCTCCAGGAGGACCTGGACCACGCCAACGCGTGGGACCTCGACGCCCAGCTCGAGCAGGCCATGGACGCCCTCGGCTGCCCGCCCGGCGACTGGCCCGTGACCAACCTCTCCGGTGGTGAGAAGCGCCGCGTCGCGCTCTGCAAGCTGCTGCTCGAGGCCCCTGACCTGCTGCTGCTCGACGAGCCCACCAACCACCTGGACGCCGAGTCCGTCCAGTGGCTGGAGCAGCACCTCGCCAAGTACGCCGGCACCGTCGTCGCCATCACCCACGACCGGTACTTCCTCGACAACGTCGCCGAGTGGATCCTGGAGCTCGACCGCGGCCGCGCCTACCCCTACGAGGGCAACTACTCCAAGTACCTGGAGACCAAGCAGACCCGTCTGAAGGTCGAGGGCCAGAAGGACGCCAAGCGCGCCAAGCGGCTCAAGGAAGAGCTGGAGTGGGTCCGCTCCAACGCCAAGGGACGCCAGGCCAAGTCCAAGGCCCGTCTCGCCCGCTACGAGGAGATGGCAGCCGAGGCGGACAAGATGCGGAAGCTGGACTTCGAGGAGATCCAGATCCCGCCGGGCCCGCGTCTGGGCAGCGTCGTCGTCGAGGTCGAGAACCTCAACAAGGCCTTCGGCGACAAGGTCCTCATCGACGACCTGAGCTTCAGCCTCCCGCGCAACGGCATCGTCGGCGTCATCGGCCCGAACGGCGCGGGCAAGACCACGCTGTTCAAGATGATCCAGGGCCTGGAGGAGCCGGACTCCGGCTCGATCCGCGTCGGCGAGACCGTCAAGATCTCCTACGTCGACCAGAGCCGCGCCAACATCGACCCGAAGAAGACGCTGTGGGCGGTCGTCTCCGACGAGCTCGACTACATCAACGTCGGCCAGGTCGAGATGCCGTCGCGGGCGTACGTCTCCGCCTTCGGCTTCAAGGGCCCGGACCAGCAGAAGCCGGCCGGCGTCCTGTCCGGCGGTGAGCGCAACCGCCTCAACCTCGCGCTCACCCTCAAGCAGGGCGGCAACCTGCTGCTCCTCGACGAGCCGACCAACGACCTGGACGTCGAGACCCTGTCGTCGCTGGAGAACGCGCTGCTGGAGTTCCCGGGCGCGGCCGTGGTCGTCTCCCACGACCGCTGGTTCCTGGACCGGGTCGCGACGCACATCCTGGCGTACGAGGGCGACTCCAAGTGGTTCTGGTTCGAGGGCAACTTCGAGTCGTACGAGAAGAACAAGATCGAGCGTCTCGGCCCGGACGCGGCCCGTCCGCACCGTGCCACGTACAAGAAGCTCACGCGGGGCTGA
- a CDS encoding methyltransferase domain-containing protein produces MGTGGVRWQDPVADAAAVARRRLVAVLDAAGALPDPAWRAAFAEVPRHLFVPEYHVGVTGGHEWLRHDDPDPQARLRWLSGAYEDRPLGTRLHDGDVVSSASQPSLMADMLHALDARDGDTALEIGAGTGYNAALLCHRLGDAHVTTVDLDGDITAAAAAHLGQAGYRPAVVTGDGARGCPERAPFDVVVATCALPSVPVAWTAQCRPGARVVAPLSTGIVRLRVEDTGRAEGRFLPTPAYFVPLRGATPAAPEPRTGGLPRRALDDELFRFLLTLASGSLDPYEAYALWQREGRPGRERFGVTISGARQWAWLDTPDGPYSWALGGPGR; encoded by the coding sequence ATGGGTACAGGTGGGGTGCGGTGGCAGGACCCGGTCGCCGACGCGGCCGCGGTGGCGCGGCGCCGGCTCGTCGCGGTGCTCGACGCCGCCGGCGCGCTGCCGGACCCGGCCTGGCGGGCGGCGTTCGCGGAGGTACCGCGCCACCTGTTCGTCCCCGAGTACCACGTCGGCGTGACGGGCGGCCACGAGTGGCTGCGCCACGACGACCCGGACCCGCAGGCCCGGCTGCGCTGGCTCTCCGGCGCGTACGAGGACCGCCCCCTCGGCACCCGGCTGCACGACGGCGACGTCGTCTCGTCCGCCAGCCAGCCGTCCCTCATGGCCGACATGCTGCACGCCCTGGACGCCCGGGACGGCGACACGGCCCTGGAGATCGGCGCCGGCACCGGGTACAACGCGGCGCTCCTGTGCCACCGCCTGGGCGACGCGCACGTGACCACCGTCGACCTCGACGGCGACATCACCGCCGCTGCCGCCGCCCACCTCGGGCAGGCCGGCTACCGCCCGGCGGTCGTCACCGGCGACGGCGCCCGCGGCTGCCCCGAGCGGGCCCCCTTCGACGTCGTCGTCGCCACCTGCGCCCTGCCGTCCGTACCGGTCGCGTGGACCGCCCAATGCCGGCCGGGCGCACGGGTCGTCGCGCCGCTGTCCACCGGCATCGTCCGCCTGCGCGTCGAGGACACCGGGCGCGCGGAGGGCCGCTTCCTGCCGACGCCGGCGTACTTCGTGCCACTGCGCGGCGCCACCCCGGCCGCGCCCGAACCCCGCACCGGCGGGCTGCCCCGGCGGGCGCTCGACGACGAGCTGTTCCGCTTCCTGCTGACCCTCGCCTCCGGCAGCCTCGACCCGTACGAGGCGTACGCCCTGTGGCAGCGCGAGGGGCGGCCCGGGCGCGAGCGGTTCGGGGTGACGATCAGCGGCGCCCGGCAGTGGGCGTGGCTGGACACCCCCGACGGCCCGTACAGCTGGGCCCTCGGCGGGCCCGGCCGCTGA